The following proteins are co-located in the Carassius gibelio isolate Cgi1373 ecotype wild population from Czech Republic chromosome A9, carGib1.2-hapl.c, whole genome shotgun sequence genome:
- the LOC128019559 gene encoding FERM, ARHGEF and pleckstrin domain-containing protein 1, whose protein sequence is MVEHSLTSLAGQRLGAPETLGISTLEPGHKPPAMPSGSLVSIRVLLLDDSEEIFDISHRASGRDLFEMVCLHLNLIEGDYFGLEFQSRHRKMVWLDLLKPIRKQITRPQHTVLRFVVKFFPPDHSVLLEELTRYLFALQVRQDLASRRLTCNDPSAALLVSHIIQSEIGDFDETQCRQHLLNTNYIPDQMALMDTIMEFHHKHIGQSPAESDYRLLEAACRLEMYGIRLHPAKDREGTKLSLAVAHAGVLVFQGPNRINDFNWSKIRKLSFKRRRFLIKLRADPSQNVNQDTLEFLMASRDCCKMFWKICVEYHAFFRLFEEPKPKPKPVLFSRGSSFRFSGRTQKQVIDYVKENEFKKLPFDRKHSRVQYNSSLSPLSHQVPNQAFKQSWEGSFLVSSEDSAVVRPGGNSSPSTQRNGCSDQTYTIQEHSRSPASKQSPIDRAGLASLATKGSSSSIPYIDCSDAEFSEQEVRGRVSRSHSHTRDGNSDSAYGTGFGSPRPPQQGRYMGKLRQKESPPLSPVNQAESPAHSYPSPSSPNQSANIFESSYFGGRVRGRLHSTLLEELAAKCSLNQHTGTRSLTSSPAPSSIHRTSSLSYTQYNGHTRQSFSSKAGREERGGLFSSCSPIMNRSANKSQNTISQLERISNQPQTPVLSHAERMAMLERRMLANGLTPPGKANLKLSSPHRRFGAVQMIDGSTSSGTDTSDSEEAESTGSCSHSLGFENQATRSSSHLPRNKYTFESLQLDELDNEGGCVNLSDEEGMQMFNC, encoded by the exons CAAACCGCCTGCTATGCCATCTGGATCCTTGGTGTCCATTAGAGTCTTGCTACTGGATGACTCAGAAGAGATATTCGACATATCG CATCGAGCATCGGGCCGGGATCTGTTCGAGATGGTCTGCCTGCATCTGAACCTTATTGAGGGGGATTACTTTGGCCTGGAGTTCCAGAGCCGTCACAGAAAGATG GTTTGGTTGGATTTACTAAAGCCCATTAGAAAGCAGATCACAC ggcCCCAGCACACCGTCCTTCGGTTTGTTGTGAAATTCTTCCCACCTGATCATTCAGTGCTGTTGGAAGAGCTGACCAG GTACTTGTTTGCGCTGCAGGTAAGGCAGGATCTGGCCAGCAGACGTCTCACCTGTAACGACCCAAGCGCTGCTCTGTTGGTGTCTCATATCATCCAGT ctGAGATTGGTGATTTTGATGAAACTCAGTGTAGACAGCATCTACTTAACACCAACTACATCCCTGACCAGATGGCCCTGATGGACACAATCATGGAGTTCCACCATAAACACAT tggACAGTCTCCCGCAGAGTCAGATTACCGGTTGCTGGAGGCTGCGTGCAGGTTGGAGATGTACGGCATCCGACTCCATCCGGCTAAAGACAGAGAAGGTACCAAACTCAGTCTGGCTGTAGCACACGCCGGCGTCCTCGTGTTTCAG GGACCCAACAGGATCAACGACTTCAACTGGTCTAAAATACGCAAGCTGAGTTTCAAGAGAAGGAGGTTCCTGATCAAACTGAGAGCAGACCCTAGC CAGAATGTTAATCAAGATACTCTGGAGTTTCTGATGGCGAGTCGGGACTGCTGTAAAATGTTTTGGAAGATCTGTGTGGAGTATCACGCCTTCTTCAGGCTCTTTGAGGAGCCCAAACCCAAACCTAAACCGGTGCTGTTCAGCAGGGGCTCATCCTTCAGGTTCAG TGGGCGGACACAGAAGCAGGTGATAGATTATGTGAAGGAAAATGAGTTTAAAAAACTGCCCTTTGACAG GAAACATAGTAGAGTGCAGTATAACAGCAGCCTGTCACCTCTGAGTCACCAAGTGCCAAATCAA gCTTTCAAGCAGAGCTGGGAGGGCTCATTTTTAGTAAGCTCGGAAGATTCTGCAGTAGTAAGACCAGGCGGAAACTCATCCCCTTCAACTCAGCGCAACGGATGTAGTGACCAAACGTATACCATTCAGGAGCACAGCAGAAGCCCGGCATCCAAGCAGTCACCCATCGATCGAGCAGGTCTGGCGTCCCTTGCAACTAAAGGCAGCAGCTCATCCATCCCATATATTGACTGCAGTGATGCAGAGTTTAGTGAACAGGAAGTCAGAGGTCGGGTCAGCaggtcacactcacacacacgtgaTGGCAACAGTGACAGCGCTTATGGCACAGGGTTTGGTTCGCCCCGGCCACCTCAACAGGGCAGATACATGGGCAAGTTGAGGCAGAAAGAGTCTCCACCTCTTTCCCCTGTAAACCAAGCCGAGAGCCCCGCCCACAGCTATCCCAGTCCCTCCTCTCCAAATCAAAGTGCTAACATTTTTGAGTCATCATATTTTGGAGGCAGGGTACGTGGACGGCTTCATAGCACACTATTGGAAGAGTTGGCCGCAAAATGCTCCTTAAACCAACACACAGGCACCAGGAGCCTGACCTCTAGCCCCGCCCCCTCCTCAATTCATAGGACCAGCTCATTAAGTTACACCCAGTATAATGGACACACCAGGCAGAGCTTTAGTTCAAAAGCAGGACGGGAGGAAAGGGGAGGACTATTTAGTAGCTGCTCCCCAATTATGAATCGTTCAGCAAACAAGTCCCAGAACACCATTAGCCAGTTGGAAAGAATCTCAAATCAGCCACAAACTCCCGTTCTCTCCCATGCCGAGAGAATGGCCATGTTGGAGCGCCGAATGCTGGCCAACGGGCTAACGCCTCCAGGCAAGGCCAATCTCAAGCTAAGCTCCCCGCACCGGCGCTTCGGGGCTGTGCAGATGATTGACGGCTCCACCAGTAGTGGAACAGACACTAGCGACTCTGAAGAGGCGGAGTCTACTGGCTCCTGCAGCCATTCGCTAGGGTTTGAAAACCAAGCCACTCGTAGTTCATCCCACCTCCCAAGAAACAAGTACACGTTCGAAAGCTTGCAGTTAGATGAGCTTGACAATGAAGGAGGGTGTGTGAACCTCAGTGATGAGGAAGGGATGCAAATGTTTAACTGCTAG